In Ictalurus punctatus breed USDA103 chromosome 3, Coco_2.0, whole genome shotgun sequence, the following are encoded in one genomic region:
- the tmem234 gene encoding transmembrane protein 234, translating to MVSVVEVLCLLLVAALWGATNPFLRKGTEGIEHVRKGDKISQFLAEIKFLFLNIKYLVPFLLNQSGSVVFYLTLAATDLSLAVPTVNSLSLVFTMVTGKLLGEEFGGKSAVLGMVLTTAGVTLCVLSSVSEADSAGVHTTP from the exons ATGGTTTCAGTGG TGGAAGTGCTGTGTCTCCTCCTGGTCGCTGCGTTATGGGGAGCCACCAACCCCTTCCTCAGGAAAGGAACCGAGGGCATCGAGCACGTTAGGAAAGGAGACAAGATCTCCCAGTTCCTGGCTGAAATCAAGTTCCTGTTCCTCAACATCAAG TATCTGGTGCCGTTTCTGCTGAACCAGAGCGGCTCGGTGGTCTTCTACCTCACCCTCGCTGCGACAG ATTTGTCTCTGGCCGTGCCGACGGTCAACTCGCTGAGCCTGGTGTTCACGATGGTCACCGGGAAACTGCTCGGGGAGGAATTTGGAGGAAAAA gTGCGGTGTTGGGGATGGTGCTCACTACAGCTGGCGTGACGCTGTGTGTGTTGAGCTCCGTCTCAGAGGCCGACAGTGCAGGAGTCCACACCACACCATga
- the dcdc2b gene encoding doublecortin domain-containing protein 2B, with protein MASSGVTALLPPVKSVVVYKNGDPFFSGRRFIVNQRQVSSMESFLNDVTVSIGAPLAVRTLYTPRNGHRVPDLEHLQQGARYVAAGFERFKKLDYLSLGMKRTPVTRTGDAMQVKGLSRPNVSAKWRKVITMPCIIHVFRNGDVLSPAMRFIIPRSVLKNLEQILRLVSEKAMLRTGAVRRLCTLDGVTVTSAEELESGQCFVAVGAERFKKLPYVELLLNKAQGASADRHYVADRGLHRRSENRKFPQDSNSDSALLHSPERDGRRVKSTGDEAEPDGANLSQPLQRRREGEEGSMFYAKPERARKHRLARRAVARNAGQASVFKSVEKKREEVRGAEEVAEDESTAVELPVDQRVAEVVQDEELDQSQAEQRNHMHQTGAPDERMTSSAHSSPSPSDSEHNGKGYGPRDGETSLRRRRSSPNGEAEPQDEDVLGEDLEQERGRDDENGYPEEADEPETQDHTRPPYLSSQQTE; from the exons ATGGCCTCCAGTGGAGTAACTGCTCTCCTGCCCCCTGTGAAGAGCGTGGTGGTGTACAAGAATGGAGATCCCTTCTTCTCAG GGAGGAGGTTTATCGTGAACCAGAGGCAGGTCTCCTCTATGGAGTCTTTCCTGAACGACGTCACTGTCAGCATCGGCGCGCCGCTGGCCGTGAGAACGCTCTACACGCCACGCAACGGGCACCGGGTACCCGATCTGGAGCACCTCCAGCAGGGGGCGCGGTACGTGGCTGCCGGATTCGAGAGGTTCAAGAAGCTCGA CTATCTGAGTCTGGGGATGAAGAGAACTCCGGTGACTCGGACCGGAGACGCCatgcag GTCAAAGGACTCAGCAGACCCAACGTGTCCGCAAAATGGAGGAAGGTTATAACCATGCCCTGCATTATACA CGTGTTCAGGAACGGAGACGTCCTCAGTCCTGCCATGCGCTTCATCATTCCTCGGAGCGTTCTGAAAAACCTGGAGCAGATTCTCAGGCTGGTCTCGGAGAAGGCCATGCTGCGCACCGGCGCCGTTCGCAG GCTGTGCACTCTGGACGGCGTGACGGTGACCTCGGCGGAGGAGCTGGAGAGCGGACAGTGTTTCGTAGCCGTGGGTGCCGAGCGCTTCAAGAAACTCCCGTACGTGGAGCTGCTGCTGAACAAAGCGCAGGGAGCCAGTGCAGACAG ACATTACGTTGCAGACCGTGGCCTGCACAGGAGGTCCGAG AACAGGAAGTTTCCTCAAGACAGCAACAGTGACTCCGCCCTCCTTCACTCACCCGAG AGGGACGGCAGGCGCGTGAAGTCCACGGGAGACGAGGCCGAGCCGGACGGAGCGAATCTGTCTCAGCCGCtgcagaggaggagagagggagaggagggcTCCATGTTCTACGCCAAACCCGAACGAGCGCGCAAACACAGACTCGCACGCAGAGCCGTGGCCAGAAACGCAG gCCAAGCGAGCGTGTTTAAGAGCgtagagaagaagagagaggaggtgcgaggagctgaggaggtgGCTGAGGACGAGAGCACGGCCGTGGAGCTTCCTGTAGATCAG AGAGTTGCTGAAGTCGTTCAGGACGAGGAACTCGACCAGAGCCAAGCAGAACAGAGAAATCACAtgcatcag ACAGGAGCACCTGATGAGCGCATGACCTCGTCCGCACACTCCAGTCCGTCTCCTAGCGACAGCGAGCACAACGGGAAGGGGTACGGGCCGCGTGATGGAGAGACCTCGTTAAGGAGACGGCGCTCTTCTCCGAACGGGGAGGCGGAACCGCAGGACGAGGACGTACTCGGCGAAGACCTGGAACAGGAAAGAGGCCGAGACGATGAA AATGGATATCCTGAGGAAGCTGACGAGCCGGAGACGCAGGACCATACCCGTCCTCCCTACTTGTCCTCACAGCAGACAGAGTGA
- the iqcc gene encoding IQ domain-containing protein C, translated as MGRHEWINNMIYFQARCRGYLMRRELKCVQAEYEDIVRELEGGVEHLSWRGQFIPKPHFTDADTDNAFFRYPQPKIRIQECPDDVEEEKERAGDETPCLQSEVLVPERDAEPSCSAERDCSETSVPSGGDTEREGEATEGVLQMSDSILQHAPPMHTLLKGVAHTPEALKQHRNTLAMELLWIQQAIASRKKYLTLKQKMETS; from the exons ATGGGTAGACATGAATGGATAAATAATATGATATACTTCCAG GCGCGGTGTCGCGGATATTTGATGAGGAGAGAACTAAAGTGTGTCCAGGCTGAGTATGAGGACATAGTGAGGGAGCTGGAGGGAGGTGTGGAGCACCTGAGCTGGAGAGGGCAGTTCATACCTAAACCTCACTTCACTGACGCT GACACGGACAACGCCTTTTTCAGGTATCCTCAGCCGAAGATCCGGATCCAGGAATGTCCCGATGACgtggaggaagagaaggagcgAGCGGGTGATGAAACACCTTGCCTTCAGTCAGAGGTCCTGGTTCCTGAGAGGGACGCAGAACCGAGTTGTAGCGCAGAGAGAGACTGCAGCGAGACCAGCGTACCATCGGGGGGCGATACGGAGCGAGAGGGTGAAGCTACAGAGGGCGTTCTGCAGATGAGCGACAGCATACTGCAGCATG CTCCCCCAATGCACACTCTGCTGAAAGGTGTAGCGCACACTCCAGAAGCTCTGAAGCAGCACAGAAACACTCTGGCCATGGAGCTGCTGTGGATCCAACAGGCCATCGCCAGCAGGAAGAAA tATCTGACCCTGAAGCAGAAGATGGAAACGTCGTAG